The nucleotide sequence ATGAAGTAGTGTAACCCTTAGGCTAcaattaaagctacactagctgtaactggaatatttattttttccgATCAGACAGCCAACAATGTTATATTTACTGAAAGTAATACcgataattagacactgtacatgtaaattatggGTTGATTGTATCCAGAAATAGTACACCAACAGGTTTAAAATTGTGATGATTGtattggggtgctgattttagggtatggacctaaatatcaatttttttttggatttattgtaccataccatagcactttgtacatgtatgtgtacagctGCAAAAACTACATGCACACATTTAACCGCAGGTGATTCAATATTACTGTTCAGTGTGCACAATatatgagtaagtcattatgTCTAGCAAAAGAGTTTccaaaaatgttccagttggttgcagctagtgcagctttaatgttttaaaaattgaataacaataacaataacaataaatgtTTACCTGGTCTTCCCACATTCGTTTGAAGGCATctgtgtgtctcttgaaaaaTTGATAATCTTGTCCATCAATTTCAGATGAAAATAGTCGAATCTCGTGAGGACTTAACTTGATTTTCCTCATTTTGATATTCGTTCCGGTTTTCTTGATTCAACACAAAAAAAGTTCTCAGGTATATCATGTAAGAAGTTAACTTTATTGCGCTGAAAAATTAAAGGTGAGACAATCTGATATATTCCTGCAACATAAGCGCAGACAAAATGAAACAGAGATATTTACAGCAACGATGTGAATGTATGCGTGCTAAAGGTACGGTTCACCTGGCGCATAGGTCAAAGTTTCTTAGCTACGCAGCAATTTGTTAACTTCAATATGTCGCCCACAATCTGAAGACAAGCCAATTGTTGTTTTGTCTCCACACAAAAAATACACTCCTTGAATAAGCAAAGGTTGAAAATGACGGTGACCCAaggaaatgtcaaatttcaagCCTCATAATTTGGAAGTCCGTGCTGCAAAAACTAGTTGTTGTAAAGACAAAGGTAACCCCTTcttaaaatataaacaatgacttatcaaatttcatatacatgGATAAGTGTACTGTGTAGTCTCAACAGATGTCAACAAGTTCATATTGTTCGGGTTTTGACGTTTTATCCCTGAATATCCACAAAagcatgttttttttcataGGCAAGTGTTATGCGTGCATATATcgaattgtaaacatttggcaTGCAATACTTTACCTTCGAAATTTCAGCAAAAACAGTGCAAAAAGGATTCCACACTTCCTGAAAGCACGACCAGACAAGAACTCTTCGAGTTGAGTAGATGATGATCACGTGGGTAAATTGGAGTCACAATATTTCTGCAATGCGGTTTCGTCGAAAATAAAATATGGTAAATTCGTATTTGAAATTCTAATTACTCATTTAaactaataaatatatattttgagcatttttattgtattttactttcatatttatattccatgctttgataatttgaaatatgaatattctACTTGACAAAAAAATGTCGTAGAATGTTCTAAAAATACCACAATACTGATGTAGGATACGTCGCCGACAGGTGAACTTAAGTGTGGTCATAAGGCCTGACATGCTTGATGTTTTACGACTACTGACTTTCTCTTTTGGCTTTTTCTGTCTGCTCTGGGCATTCAACCTATTCCTCGTGGTGTATCTATGGGACGAAATCGATATATTGAACGGAGTTGTTGAAATCTTGAATAGAAATAGAAACAGGATTGTCCCCGTAACTCTGAGGGCGTCGTATACAAACTGATCTGAAAGTGGTACTGGTTGTTTTCCCAGTCTTTTACAGGTATCGTAATATCATGGGGGTTTAGTTTAATACAAATCAGATTTGttatgaaaattgaaatgtgCTACCGCTGCTGTTTTGTGCTAACTACACTAATATCGACAATACACACATTGTCTGATGGCCAAATAATGCAGATGCAATATTTagtttttcaaattcaaatctaGGGAATTTACCCGCGATAGCAGACCTTATCCTAAAATGATTTCGGTCTtagctagtcctgcttgcagacggaatAAGTCGGGAcgcgattctgacattgtccctccTGGGACATAGTAAGTATCACGTCCCGTacactgtctgcaagcaggactaggtcTGAGCATGAAGTAAATATCGGCCATTAGCCCGTTTAGAATTCCTTCTGTACCTCGCCAACTGACGTGTACCCTCACCAGTTAATGTTGACATCACTCATCAGGCTGGCTGACACTTAGTCTAGTAAATATACACGTGGTTGTATTCTATGACAGGGCTGTATGATCTCTCGCTCACCTCATATAGTGAAATGAACCAATCTACCGAAAATTTAGCTAAAATTCCTGCTGGGAAAgggttagtcctgcttgcatacggcaccgtcatgtaagcaggactaggaaagggtgaacagcgcatgtcagtagtaatccatcacatcACTAATAGGTGGTTGTAAGTGGctacttcattcagtttactacaaactcagtCGCCAGTCTTAAAGTAAATTATGTGAGAATATGTTAACGTCATCACGTTTATATCAATGCTCCACTAGCAATAAACTACTTTTACTGGTAAGAACTGTTGTGCTAgagaaagccatttgactatacagtggagagacagagagagatcatagaaaatgactaaatgtatagttactagactagCTGACACTTTGCTGGCAAATTAGAAATCAATTCTTGACCTCTACTGTGCTACCCATCCATTGCAGATCTACACAAGACTTCACAATGCGAATTGTTAGAAGAAGCCCAGTTAGACTTGGCCATGCTGAAAGTCCTATAGTAGAGAGATCAATCAGAAGACAACATGCAATGAAGTCAGCCAAAGCAGCACTGTCCTGGGGCATTATCAACTTCTTTATGGCAGGAGTCTGTTACTTTGAAATGTAAGTTTATtgtgaaagtgaaaaaaaaggAAGACTTTGATGGGATATGTTACTAACTTGTATTGCATCATATACATGTTGTTTGTGCTGTCTTTTTTGTCTTCAGTAAATCAACTTCACAGTTTTGTACTCCGAGTTCACGAAAAGTTCACTAGGTTTCCAAATCTCCATGTGTGTAGTACTAGTTGGAGACATTGTGTATTTTGAAGTTAGTTCACTATAAACAGCAACAATTAACTCACAGTCTTTCTTGTATACATCAGGTGTTCACTTTACCTTCAATTCATAGACAAGTATATGCCACTTTTGCTTATAAGTGTATTGTCAAAAGTTTTACTTACTTTGCTCTGATTGAACACAGattatacacatatattatTGGAAGATCAATTTTAGTTTTGAGTTGTGGGGCAGTATAGTACATGAAGGCAAAACATGTCAGAACACAAACGTCTCTAAACTCTCGTACATATTATAAAGTGTTATAAAAATTTGTTACAGCTCCATTTACCGTAGTAAACTGCGTAATCACATTGAGTAATCATTGTCATATAATGCTATACTAGCGACACTTTTGTGAGTATTTACCTTTGGAACTGACAGTGACAAACCCTGTGTTACATGTATCTGTCTTCACATCTTGTTCACAATCTATGCATGGAATAAAGTGCTGTTCTATGTAATAAAATGTCAGTACCGAGTTCATATGTTACTATTGAACTGTAACAGTTTATTCATTGAGAAATAGTTGTCAAATAACATAAATTGATTTTTATCTTCACAGGACATTTAGTTCCATTGCAAGATTTGTGGAACTGGAACATCAATCTACATGGTATATAGCGTGTGCCTTGGCTGCTGTATTTACCATCAATACAATTGTTGACTTTGCCAAATACTTAGGACCCACAACAGGACTGACACAGCAACCTATAATACTGTCACCTCAACAGAGAACTCTCCTTGGTGTCAAACAGAACGGTAAAACTGGCTTTTTAAAGTCCTGTGTTGTTTTTGCAGTTCACACATTGTACAGCAACGTGCATATATCCGTACCCTGTCCAAATGCCTGTCAATAATCTTATTTCCTGTGTGAATTGCCTTGGGCCTGGAGTTCTTTAAAACTACTAATATAAGTTCTATGAAATTAATCCATTTACTTATGGAAATGCTTGTTgtgcatgttttatttttcatgggCAAAAAAAGTTGAATACAAACCTCAAATTTGTTACCCTATGTAGAAATAGGCTTGTTTAAGTTTCGTGTAATGTCTATATCATGAAATTTTtcaatctttcatttttttatgtgaaaatcataaattatatgaATGTAGTgcttcttcaatatttttcattgttcagccaaggaaaatatgagtgagcTAAGGGGTCTTCGACTCTTGTCATTATACTAgatggaaaatatgagtgatgtAAGGGGTCTTGCCACTATACTAGgtggaaaatatgagtgatctaAGGGGTCCTGCCACTATACTAGATGGGCAGTCGACAAAACTCTTTTCTTCTCAtgcaaagtttataaaaaaaatcaagaaaaatcaagatgatttggaatgtttacacatgtattttgagcaccacagaaccagtcacatagacacaggttgtcatgaagtagaacaaccagggtatatgatccatattttctgttcaaaggcaataatatagcttgtgtatggtataataacGATGAATCGTTGATAGTTTCTATTTTTTATTCACAGCTGTTGGTTTCAAGACATgtccaccacaacaacaacaacgttcACCTACTCCACCATCACCCAGTAAAATTACATCACTGTCAAGTTCAATGACAGCAAGTCCTATAGGATCAGCATCGACATCCTTCTCCTCATTTCATGGCAATACTTCTTATCTGTCACCTTCCGGATATTCCAGTTCTTATCCCAATACTCCATTCCTTCAGCAGTCAACATCTCCATATGGTTCTCACTCAGGGTCATATTCAGGAATTCCCCAGCAGTCTTCATTTACAACATTGTCAAGGGTGAGtgttcattttttatgttagcttgaatatttattttctattttttttgtgtgtttctgTGCCATTAATTTTATATTGGTGTAGAAACAACTATAAATATTCACCTGTTTTTGTACTCTTATATTACTTTAATATTAAAGATTAATTTACAAGCACATTTAAGTACAACTGTTATCTGGCATTATACTGTTGTGAGTTACGCGGGCCATGGTTTCTTTATTGTTAGTACAATGTGTTATGACAATGTGCatgatgtgtgtatatactagtgtGGAGACAAGCTCCTATGCAGCACACTACTGTACAAAAGTTTACCACACAACTTCTGGTCCAACTTTTCAAAGTAGCGCTGCattcattgggggggggggggggtggggggtgggggggtgggggtggggggataTATTGGATTTTTGTCGTAAAACCAAAACCAAAGTGTTCAAATATAAATAGTAAGAAATTTATCTAAGGCATAGAGCAGATTTGTTCTTTAATGATACAATTttaataactacatgtattccaCTTTGGTGAAATTTCTAGATATAAATAGAACAGAAATGTTCAGGAACACTGGTTGCTGGTTGACTTACAGCtactatatttgtatatacatacgCTGCACTAGCTTTTGGTGGAATAGTTAATCATCGTAATTTAACCATATATTTCAGATTTGAATAGTGTATTCTATTTATAAATTGATTACTATCAACACCCGAAAGTTGTGTGTCACAGGATCCATTTCAAAAAAGGTGGCGAACGTGTAATATAAACTCTGTGATAAGGCAAACATGGCACCACTGAAGGCAGTGATATATTATGGGATATCGATGCATTTGAGTTTGGTGTGGAGAATCTTTTTCTTTATGACACTACTGAGGAAATACTGATTCACACTTTTCCCCCAAATGTTAATAAAACCACTAGAGAGCCTGGCAGTGGAAGTCTACACATGTCATTAAATTGTGCTATGAATCTGATTCACACTTTTCCGCAAATGTTAATAACACCACTATGTGTTTACTGACAGCCTGGCAGTGGAAGTCCACACATGTCATCAAATTGTGCTATGAATTATTCAAATCTATTCAGAGATAGTCCAACATCATCATCTCTCAGACCAAGACACCAGTCAGCATCACCTGCAAGAAACTCTCCTGGTAAGTTACAACATTCCTTTTCCCTGTGAGTGTATTCATGACTAGTACTACAAGTACAACAGATTGTTGTAGTATGTCAGTCAAAAGACAACCTGATCACGTTTGCCCTCGAAATCGAAACATTATTTATGTAAAGAACACTGCTGCAAACTCTGAACACTATAAAGTTATTACCCCCTGACTCATGTATTTCCTACATTCTATGTGGTAAGTCACAACTCCCTAGCTGCAGAGCATACAGGCCTTACTTCTGTTGTATACATATTATGGAATTCATTGATTTCAACCATGTCTTGCCATGTACCTGGTGTTAAAGCAggataaacaaatttaattatttcaaacaagtGACATCATAGTACAGGAATGAACGAGGATGTGAAAAATGAGAGTTGTTACAGGAAACAGTTCTGTGTACACATCGTGAATATAGAATATATTTGTACATCAGTCAGTATTTTGAAGATTTGTTTCTCTTTTCAAAGCAATTCTACTGTTTTGATGTGAAGTAGTTTTCAACAGCAATTATGTTAAGACCAATGTAACATTGTTAACCAGTTTTGTTGGAGAGTAGTCAGCTGTCTTGCCTTGATTTCAATTCAACCAAATACATTgctttgtttttttatttgtttacccCGGTAATAACAGCCAGTCAAGATGAACGAATTACAGACATGGCATCGCTGAATAACTACCTTAAGTCATATGAAGAGAAAGAACAAAGAAACCAACTAGGTTTGTACTCCCCTCTCAGACGTGAAGGACTGAAGCAAAATCATATGTTTATTTGGAATATGAAGTGAACACTTTTTACCTGTTCTTGGATGCCGAATCGAGAGAAATAAAATTCTATGGCAACATATCATTTAATCATtaaatgtactttatttgtatatatattccTTGATGCTTGGATATAAGGTTGcgcaaaatatgaaatttgactGTGAGAGCAGACGGAGAGATTGCGCAAGTTACGCACAAATAAACGTTTAATAGTGGGAACACTGCTTACGAGGTAGATATTATGTGTCTTTTCACCTTTGAgtcattttctgtaattttctgTTGCCATTCTTTACAAACACAGCAAGTACTGACTCCTCTCCCACTGGAAGTCCATCCTACTGGGCATACAACAGATCAGCTAGTGACTTCACTCCAGTATTGCGAAAGTACCAATACCAGATTGCAAGCCGTTCACCTCAGTCCCAGTCATCTAGGAATGATGATGACCCAGACTACCCTGCAACCTTTGCTGCCAATGAATCATGGTTAAAAATGGGCGTGCCCAGGGACGAGGTAGAGAACGAGATAGCTAGTCTCAGGAAGGTATGACAATTAAcgttgtatgtacatgtaccaataaaTCTTTTACTAGTTCATATATCTTTGCATgtatggaaagtaaacaaatgctGTATAATGGAAAGCAATTTCTTAAGGTAAACCTTCACCAGCTGTAACTAGAGTACTAtcttttcgatcagacaacaaacaaaattttctcagaatttttttaaataccaaCAGAAGTTATACAATGTTCATTAGAGGTCGATTGTATTCAGAAGTACTTGTAGTACAGTCACAGGTTGAAATTGAGAGTGTATTTGTCCCTAATTTTTGGGTACGGACCCCAAAATCATTGCACCATGTTATGtgtacccacaggtgattcattACCATTGGCAGAGTCGAAGTCTGGCAGAGATATAGAAATGTTAGTCCTGGACAAAATAATGATCCAGTAATCCAAGATTGTGGTGGGACCCAAACATTAGGGGTTTAAATATATTGTCTTGTTTTGATTTCTATTCTACAGTGGCTGTCACAAACCATTCTAAGGAGGTTGATGGGGGAAATTGAAGAGATTAATGCCACATTGAGAAGATTGGGTTCTCCTGAACTTCAAATTGGAGGTATTTTATCCCGTTACtgcatatattaatataataatgttagtCCTCATATAGTACTTTCCGatactgtgctcaaagcactgaattattacccctggcatggaacTATAGCGAGACAATGGctctttatacttcctcaactccctaggTAGCATGCAATCCATCGCAGCCTctgtaagtgcataggattaaaacatacacactgcaacctctatcctCCTACAAAAATGTAGGTTtccatttatacagctgggttgacttagACACAGCGacagggctcaaacctgcaacctgtagattccaagcaggccactctaaccattcaactaCCAAGACTCCATGTACTGCATTTGTCAAGGTTCAAAATTATTGGTAATTGTAACTAATAATAGTGGTAAAAATTAATGTATCTCAGAAATTCTCCCATTActacatatatgtaatgtatgttgAACACAATGTAACAGTGCAGTTGATGACCAGAATGTGTGTTTCACAGTTCataatgacaaatttgaaaatatatattaaattaaaatattaaatagaAAAGTTACTAAAGGGTTAATACCTGTACTATTCTTTTGAGTTGGTTTTGCCCTTATATGTGTAGATTGAATGTAATGACTGCAATTAATGTTCGAGAAAatagtgtttttttaaaaataaatcaagttagtaagtaggtaaaaatcTAGCCGAGTCCCAGTGTTATTGTACCAAGTTTTCCAGACAGATatcatggtacattgtataaggTCACTCTGCCAGTTTTATCTGATTTCCTATTTTGTGTTACTGGTTTCCCCAGTATATTAGCAAATACACTGTAAAGTCATTGATAGTTTAGTCTATCTGCTATAGACCCACATGCAATTTTGCTGagtttaaagtggccacatCAGAGATATTGTCATCCTTGGCTTTTCTTTGAAAATGTTCCGAGTGCAGATGAGAGGTTTATACTgatattggtacatgtatggtgtattTGCTGTAAGTAGTGTATATTAGTTATAAAATGATTCCAATCAAATGCCTCAAAACATGGAAAATACTTTTTGAGTTTTGAGTATAagtttttatgtattttaactATGTAGAACTATTACTAGGTgttaattatacatttcattgATGTTTCAATTTCATAGAAACAAGCATTACATCACTTCGTCAGATTTCACTCTCCAAACGCCAACTGATTCCATCTCTACAGAAGATATTACCTTACTTAGAGGTCTCTGCTAATCAAGAATATCTGGTTCAAAGGCTACGAGGTAATGAAATTATAAAGATTTATATCTTGTAGTAAATGATATCTTGATTTACGTTACATTGTTATCGATAGATCGGTAGGCACACATAGTAGAAGTG is from Glandiceps talaboti chromosome 1, keGlaTala1.1, whole genome shotgun sequence and encodes:
- the LOC144437124 gene encoding transmembrane protein 209-like isoform X1; amino-acid sequence: MRIVRRSPVRLGHAESPIVERSIRRQHAMKSAKAALSWGIINFFMAGVCYFEMTFSSIARFVELEHQSTWYIACALAAVFTINTIVDFAKYLGPTTGLTQQPIILSPQQRTLLGVKQNAVGFKTCPPQQQQRSPTPPSPSKITSLSSSMTASPIGSASTSFSSFHGNTSYLSPSGYSSSYPNTPFLQQSTSPYGSHSGSYSGIPQQSSFTTLSRPGSGSPHMSSNCAMNYSNLFRDSPTSSSLRPRHQSASPARNSPASQDERITDMASLNNYLKSYEEKEQRNQLASTDSSPTGSPSYWAYNRSASDFTPVLRKYQYQIASRSPQSQSSRNDDDPDYPATFAANESWLKMGVPRDEVENEIASLRKWLSQTILRRLMGEIEEINATLRRLGSPELQIGETSITSLRQISLSKRQLIPSLQKILPYLEVSANQEYLVQRLRELAKGGVMSDFHWNGGTDYKGRKWDQDLPTDCVIVMHALCTYMDSQLPPHPKYPDGKTFASQFFMKTPDKPDLKKKDNLLIFQTKVNPPHYKVIIGDDTWDLVKGRSNMFQAILLFLHHIKVKEHGMLGRVNLNSSGVNVLCVLDV
- the LOC144437124 gene encoding transmembrane protein 209-like isoform X2, whose protein sequence is MRIVRRSPVRLGHAESPIVERSIRRQHAMKSAKAALSWGIINFFMAGVCYFEMTFSSIARFVELEHQSTWYIACALAAVFTINTIVDFAKYLGPTTGLTQQPIILSPQQRTLLGVKQNAVGFKTCPPQQQQRSPTPPSPSKITSLSSSMTASPIGSASTSFSSFHGNTSYLSPSGYSSSYPNTPFLQQSTSPYGSHSGSYSGIPQQSSFTTLSRPGSGSPHMSSNCAMNYSNLFRDSPTSSSLRPRHQSASPARNSPDERITDMASLNNYLKSYEEKEQRNQLASTDSSPTGSPSYWAYNRSASDFTPVLRKYQYQIASRSPQSQSSRNDDDPDYPATFAANESWLKMGVPRDEVENEIASLRKWLSQTILRRLMGEIEEINATLRRLGSPELQIGETSITSLRQISLSKRQLIPSLQKILPYLEVSANQEYLVQRLRELAKGGVMSDFHWNGGTDYKGRKWDQDLPTDCVIVMHALCTYMDSQLPPHPKYPDGKTFASQFFMKTPDKPDLKKKDNLLIFQTKVNPPHYKVIIGDDTWDLVKGRSNMFQAILLFLHHIKVKEHGMLGRVNLNSSGVNVLCVLDV